In a single window of the Halobaculum lipolyticum genome:
- a CDS encoding diacylglycerol/lipid kinase family protein, giving the protein MRVLVRNPRSGDGKRSARAADIAADRGYDVRHSAASGDTYDLAREAVADGADLVAAAGGDGTLNDVVRGVDDEGALDDVTVGVVPAGTGNDFADNVGIRGVDHAFDLLESGERRRIDLGSVDLPQGPGSDHDDSLPPRPFLNSCVGGLTAESSARTTRESKRRLGVLAYVVATLSHSRDFEGVELEVRAGPDRDPVWEGTAAMLLVGNGRRFPGEERRQANMEDGKLNVVVVEDAPAYDYLARGALDKFLRRGASHLTRLKVPSLVVDAAKPRQFSLDGELVERRHVEFACRPRAMEFVVGEAYDPHPQENPPDVR; this is encoded by the coding sequence ATGCGAGTTCTCGTGCGGAACCCCCGAAGCGGCGACGGCAAGCGCAGCGCCAGGGCCGCCGACATCGCGGCCGACCGCGGCTACGACGTCCGCCACTCGGCCGCCTCCGGCGACACCTACGACCTGGCTCGCGAAGCGGTCGCCGACGGCGCCGACCTGGTCGCCGCCGCGGGCGGCGACGGCACGCTCAACGACGTGGTCCGGGGGGTCGACGACGAGGGCGCCCTCGACGACGTCACCGTCGGCGTCGTCCCCGCCGGCACCGGCAACGACTTCGCCGACAACGTCGGGATCCGCGGCGTCGACCACGCCTTCGACCTGCTGGAGTCGGGTGAACGGCGCCGGATCGACCTCGGGAGCGTCGACCTCCCGCAGGGACCGGGGAGCGACCACGACGACTCGCTCCCGCCGCGCCCGTTCCTCAACTCCTGTGTCGGCGGCCTCACCGCCGAGTCGAGCGCCCGGACGACGCGCGAGTCGAAGCGGCGCCTCGGCGTGCTCGCGTACGTCGTCGCGACGCTGTCGCACAGCCGCGACTTCGAGGGGGTGGAGTTGGAGGTGCGCGCCGGTCCAGACCGCGACCCGGTGTGGGAGGGGACCGCCGCGATGCTGCTCGTCGGCAACGGGCGACGGTTCCCGGGCGAGGAGCGCCGACAGGCGAACATGGAGGACGGGAAGCTGAACGTCGTCGTCGTGGAGGACGCGCCCGCCTACGACTACCTCGCGCGCGGGGCGCTCGACAAGTTCCTCCGCCGGGGCGCCTCCCACCTCACCCGGCTGAAGGTGCCCTCGCTCGTCGTCGACGCCGCCAAGCCCCGCCAGTTCTCGCTGGACGGCGAACTCGTCGAGCGCCGCCACGTCGAGTTCGCGTGTCGCCCGCGGGCGATGGAGTTCGTCGTCGGCGAGGCGTACGACCCCCACCCCCAGGAGAACCCCCCGGACGTGCGCTGA
- a CDS encoding NUDIX hydrolase, which translates to MSTEDADASDAAATETAEPDHENALQDVIAVDGDDEPQGTVNRLEAHTGDGIRHRAFTCLVFDSNGRLLLGQRAPGKRLWGTFWDGTVASHPVEGQTQKEATRQRLEEELGITADQYGDVELTDRFEYKRYFENAGLEWEVCAVLKVTLEDDALDPDEEEIAGLLWVDYEHLHDHPEWYRQLRLCPWFEIAMRRDFE; encoded by the coding sequence ATGAGCACCGAGGACGCCGACGCGAGCGACGCCGCGGCGACCGAGACCGCGGAACCGGACCACGAGAACGCCCTCCAGGACGTGATCGCCGTCGACGGCGACGACGAACCGCAGGGGACGGTGAACCGGCTGGAGGCCCACACGGGCGACGGGATCCGCCACCGGGCGTTCACCTGCCTCGTGTTCGACTCGAACGGCCGGCTCCTGCTGGGCCAGCGGGCGCCCGGCAAACGCCTGTGGGGCACCTTCTGGGACGGCACCGTCGCCTCCCACCCCGTCGAGGGGCAGACGCAGAAAGAGGCGACCCGCCAGCGGCTGGAGGAGGAACTCGGCATCACCGCCGACCAGTACGGCGACGTGGAGCTGACCGACCGCTTCGAGTACAAACGCTACTTCGAGAACGCCGGGCTGGAGTGGGAGGTGTGTGCGGTGCTGAAGGTGACGCTGGAGGACGACGCGCTCGACCCCGACGAGGAGGAGATCGCGGGACTGCTCTGGGTCGACTACGAGCACCTCCACGACCACCCCGAGTGGTACCGTCAACTGCGCCTGTGCCCGTGGTTCGAGATCGCGATGCGGCGCGACTTCGAGTAG
- the carA gene encoding glutamine-hydrolyzing carbamoyl-phosphate synthase small subunit, with the protein MADAYVALADGRVFEARARAPGRTRGELVFTTAYTGYEESLTDPSYEEQVLTFSYPLIGNYGVRDERFESDRVHPNAAVARELTDDVAEWLESEGVPAVDHLDTRELVTSVREEGAMACGIAAGPDATPEAAKEELAECVGMSDHLDIGKQVSTDEPYTVEGGGDYDVALVDCGMKGSIATSLAERGADVHVLPYDVDADTVAELDPDVLFVSNGPGDPANFESAQALVETFTGELPLAGICLGQQIVARAFGGDTEKMAFGHRGVNQPVRDVETGQVVMTTQNHGYSVADPGDLEVTQVNVNDDTAEGLESEEFSVVTRQYHPEANPGPHDSLGFFDEVLDLAGDGSRTPVTAD; encoded by the coding sequence ATGGCGGACGCCTACGTCGCCCTGGCCGACGGCCGTGTGTTCGAAGCACGCGCCCGCGCACCGGGCCGTACACGTGGTGAACTGGTGTTCACGACCGCGTACACCGGGTACGAAGAGTCGTTGACGGACCCCTCCTACGAGGAGCAGGTCCTCACGTTCTCGTACCCGTTGATCGGGAACTACGGCGTCCGAGACGAGCGGTTCGAGTCCGACCGCGTCCACCCCAACGCCGCGGTCGCCCGCGAACTCACCGACGACGTCGCCGAGTGGCTCGAGTCGGAGGGCGTGCCCGCGGTCGACCACCTCGACACGCGCGAGCTGGTGACGAGCGTGCGCGAGGAGGGCGCGATGGCCTGCGGCATCGCCGCCGGCCCGGACGCGACCCCCGAGGCCGCGAAGGAGGAACTCGCCGAGTGCGTGGGGATGTCCGACCACCTCGACATCGGCAAGCAGGTGTCCACGGACGAGCCGTACACGGTCGAGGGCGGCGGCGACTACGACGTCGCGCTCGTCGACTGCGGGATGAAAGGCTCCATCGCGACCTCGCTGGCCGAGCGCGGCGCCGACGTCCACGTGCTCCCGTACGACGTCGACGCCGACACGGTCGCGGAGTTGGACCCGGACGTGCTGTTCGTCTCGAACGGTCCCGGCGACCCCGCGAACTTCGAGTCGGCGCAGGCGCTCGTCGAGACGTTCACCGGCGAACTCCCGCTGGCGGGCATCTGCCTCGGGCAACAGATCGTCGCCCGCGCGTTCGGCGGCGACACCGAGAAGATGGCGTTCGGCCACCGCGGCGTCAACCAGCCCGTGCGCGACGTGGAGACGGGACAGGTCGTGATGACCACCCAGAACCACGGGTACAGCGTCGCCGACCCCGGCGACCTCGAAGTGACGCAGGTGAACGTGAACGACGACACCGCCGAGGGTCTCGAGAGCGAGGAGTTCTCCGTCGTCACCCGGCAGTACCACCCCGAGGCGAACCCCGGCCCGCACGACTCGCTGGGCTTCTTCGACGAGGTGCTCGACCTCGCCGGGGACGGGTCGCGGACGCCCGTCACGGCCGACTGA
- a CDS encoding HalOD1 output domain-containing protein — protein sequence MTWDIDRSDDGDAGASVRAPAEEGTLDAVSIRVVECVADATSRRTTALEPLYGVVDPDALDALFPPVGRGGCSVSFRFEGTLVEVSGAGDVTAVPVPADD from the coding sequence ATGACCTGGGACATCGACCGCTCGGACGACGGCGACGCCGGGGCGAGCGTGCGCGCTCCGGCCGAGGAGGGGACGCTCGACGCCGTGAGCATCCGCGTCGTCGAGTGCGTCGCCGACGCCACCAGCCGCCGGACCACCGCGCTCGAGCCCCTCTACGGGGTCGTCGACCCCGACGCGCTCGACGCCCTCTTCCCGCCGGTCGGCCGCGGCGGCTGCAGCGTCTCGTTCCGGTTCGAGGGGACCCTCGTCGAGGTGAGCGGCGCCGGCGACGTCACCGCCGTGCCCGTCCCGGCCGACGACTGA
- a CDS encoding Rieske 2Fe-2S domain-containing protein: protein MAVDDTPAFHEAVALDDLREDGRSLTAVDGTPIALFYHEGEVRAVNNRCPHMGFPLTEGTVEEGVLTCHWHHARFELSCGDTFDPWADDVDTYPVEVRDGTVYVSPEPRRSEPPAAHWRSRLDDGLEQDLRLVLAKSAVGLLGAGVEPREVVDRGVRFGVRNRADGWSSGLTILVALANRLPDLDEQDRKRALYQGLTEVAGDCAGEPPKFDQEAFDATDVAFDRLLAWFRENVEVRDADGAERVLRTAVAAGYGPEKLTELLVTAATDHRYLDSGHAFDFVNKATEALDLVGWDDAERTADVLASLVRGLATAARAEETSSWRQPVDLAAMCDATFDRLDDLVAAGEGEQWTEPDDFTDRLLADDPEAVFDALEGAIRGGAGVEELARAVSFAAATRVARFATSNEFADWNTVHHTFTYANAVERAAERTETTALYRGVVDAAVNVYLDRFLNTPPAPEPTGDPDADPDDALEQLRLAFEQQGKVEAAAGAVADFLAAGGDPERLKAELGNALSVEDTNFHTFQAYEAACRQSDARDDPAERRTCLVAAARYMAAHYPTRRSREQTFSIAARLLRGERVDGADGEAAAEPADD from the coding sequence ATGGCAGTCGACGACACACCGGCGTTCCACGAGGCGGTCGCGCTCGACGACCTCCGCGAGGACGGACGGTCGCTCACGGCCGTCGACGGGACGCCCATCGCGCTGTTCTACCACGAGGGCGAGGTGCGCGCAGTGAACAACAGGTGTCCCCACATGGGGTTCCCCCTCACCGAGGGCACCGTCGAGGAGGGCGTGCTCACCTGTCACTGGCACCACGCACGCTTCGAACTGTCCTGTGGCGACACGTTCGACCCGTGGGCCGACGACGTCGACACCTACCCCGTCGAGGTGCGCGACGGAACGGTGTACGTCTCGCCCGAGCCGCGGCGCTCGGAGCCGCCGGCGGCCCACTGGCGGAGCCGTCTCGACGACGGACTCGAACAGGACCTCCGGCTCGTGCTGGCGAAGTCGGCGGTCGGCCTGCTCGGCGCCGGCGTCGAGCCGCGCGAGGTGGTCGACCGCGGGGTCCGCTTCGGCGTGCGCAACCGCGCCGACGGGTGGAGTTCCGGGCTGACGATCCTCGTCGCGCTCGCGAACCGCCTCCCGGACCTCGACGAGCAGGACCGCAAGCGCGCGCTGTACCAGGGACTCACCGAGGTCGCCGGCGACTGCGCGGGCGAACCCCCGAAGTTCGATCAGGAGGCGTTCGACGCGACCGACGTCGCGTTCGACCGCCTGCTCGCGTGGTTCCGCGAGAACGTCGAGGTGCGCGACGCCGACGGCGCCGAGCGCGTGCTTCGCACCGCCGTCGCCGCCGGCTACGGTCCCGAGAAGCTGACCGAACTCCTCGTCACCGCCGCGACCGACCACCGCTACCTCGACTCCGGCCACGCCTTCGACTTCGTGAACAAGGCGACCGAGGCGCTGGACCTGGTCGGCTGGGACGACGCCGAGCGCACCGCCGACGTGCTCGCGTCGCTGGTACGGGGACTCGCGACCGCCGCGCGCGCCGAGGAGACGTCCTCGTGGCGCCAGCCGGTCGACCTCGCGGCGATGTGCGACGCCACGTTCGACCGGCTCGACGACCTCGTCGCCGCCGGCGAGGGAGAGCAGTGGACCGAGCCGGACGACTTCACCGACCGCCTGCTCGCCGACGACCCCGAGGCGGTGTTCGACGCGCTGGAGGGAGCGATCCGCGGCGGCGCGGGCGTCGAGGAGCTGGCGCGCGCGGTGTCGTTCGCGGCGGCGACGCGGGTCGCCCGGTTCGCGACGAGCAACGAGTTCGCCGACTGGAACACCGTCCACCACACGTTCACCTACGCCAACGCCGTCGAACGGGCGGCCGAGCGCACGGAGACGACCGCGCTGTACCGCGGTGTGGTCGACGCCGCGGTGAACGTCTACCTCGACCGCTTCCTCAACACGCCGCCGGCGCCCGAGCCGACGGGCGACCCCGACGCCGACCCAGACGACGCGCTGGAGCAGCTACGGCTGGCGTTCGAGCAACAGGGGAAGGTGGAGGCGGCGGCCGGCGCGGTCGCGGACTTCCTCGCCGCCGGCGGCGACCCCGAGCGGCTGAAAGCCGAGTTGGGGAACGCGCTGTCGGTCGAGGACACGAACTTCCACACGTTCCAGGCGTACGAGGCGGCGTGTCGCCAGTCCGACGCCCGCGACGACCCGGCCGAGCGCCGCACCTGCCTCGTCGCCGCCGCGCGCTACATGGCGGCGCACTACCCGACGCGACGCTCGCGCGAGCAGACGTTCTCCATCGCCGCGCGGCTGCTGCGTGGCGAGCGGGTCGACGGCGCCGACGGCGAAGCCGCCGCGGAGCCGGCGGACGACTGA
- a CDS encoding desampylase — protein sequence MSADRLLLPAAVRDALHERRAAGAPAEVCGVLLGARASDDGGSGDGDAAAGPADRVAEAVAVDNVAADPDRFYELDPAATVAAVEEGEARGRDVVGFYHSHPRGPAEPSATDRDRATWTGYVYCIVAPEEVVAYRWTGESFRRLRVETP from the coding sequence GTGTCCGCCGACCGCCTGCTGCTCCCGGCCGCCGTCCGCGACGCCCTCCACGAGCGCCGGGCGGCGGGCGCGCCGGCGGAGGTGTGCGGCGTGTTGTTGGGAGCGCGGGCGAGCGACGACGGCGGGTCGGGCGACGGCGACGCCGCCGCCGGCCCGGCCGACCGCGTCGCCGAGGCGGTCGCCGTCGACAACGTCGCCGCCGACCCCGACCGCTTCTACGAACTCGACCCCGCCGCGACCGTCGCCGCCGTCGAGGAGGGCGAGGCCCGCGGCCGCGACGTCGTCGGCTTCTACCACAGCCACCCGCGCGGGCCGGCCGAGCCGTCGGCCACCGACCGCGACCGCGCGACGTGGACGGGGTACGTCTACTGCATCGTCGCGCCGGAGGAAGTCGTCGCCTACCGCTGGACGGGCGAGTCGTTCCGGCGGCTCCGGGTCGAAACGCCGTAG
- the lwrS gene encoding LWR-salt protein, with protein sequence MEAAYVFRVRFILSPRRARIDPDTFETVVRIPAPTPGEEGWLLFRDALWRGERNDAEHARELCAERLPEGVEVVDAEFREFETDEAYLDALRETVAADLPAFRADSVREALHKYFGSSIRVGSTDRPDPGGDDGRDDARD encoded by the coding sequence ATGGAGGCGGCGTACGTGTTCCGCGTCCGGTTCATCCTCTCGCCGCGGCGGGCGCGGATCGACCCCGACACGTTCGAGACGGTGGTGCGGATCCCCGCGCCGACGCCGGGCGAGGAGGGGTGGCTGTTGTTCCGGGACGCGCTGTGGCGCGGCGAGCGCAACGACGCCGAGCACGCCCGCGAACTGTGCGCCGAGCGGCTCCCCGAGGGTGTCGAGGTCGTCGACGCCGAGTTCCGGGAGTTCGAGACCGACGAGGCGTACCTGGACGCGCTCCGGGAGACCGTCGCCGCCGACCTGCCGGCGTTCCGGGCCGACTCGGTCCGCGAGGCGCTGCACAAGTACTTCGGCTCCTCCATCCGGGTAGGCTCGACCGACCGACCCGACCCGGGCGGCGACGACGGGCGGGACGACGCTCGCGACTGA
- a CDS encoding 4a-hydroxytetrahydrobiopterin dehydratase has translation MTDVLDADDIAAALPDGWHHDADTDEIARTFEFDSYLEGVGFAAGAGGLAEEAFHHPTMTVEWREVEVRLTTHDAGGVTEKDLDLAGRLNELAD, from the coding sequence GTGACCGACGTACTCGACGCCGACGACATCGCCGCGGCGCTCCCGGACGGCTGGCACCACGACGCCGACACCGACGAGATCGCGCGCACCTTCGAGTTCGACTCCTACCTCGAAGGGGTCGGCTTCGCCGCCGGCGCGGGCGGGCTGGCCGAGGAGGCGTTCCACCACCCGACGATGACCGTCGAGTGGCGCGAGGTCGAGGTCCGCCTCACCACCCACGACGCCGGCGGCGTCACCGAGAAGGACCTCGATCTGGCGGGCCGACTGAACGAACTGGCGGACTGA
- a CDS encoding helix-turn-helix domain-containing protein: MAVIAEFSVAPDQFVLGRVLERAADVEVEMERVVPSSQRVMPYLWVRGPDLDSFEADIEASGYVDEVVALDVLDGRALYRVEWNEEVRSLVYAMAEFDATILEATASGRWFFRVRFEDRSRVSEFNEFLVDNGIDITMTRLYTLDGAADASDAFGLTETQRRALSLAVDRGYFEVPRRTTLGDLAAEVGVSEQSMSETVRRGVDNVLRHTVAAAGSSGARGS; encoded by the coding sequence ATGGCAGTCATCGCGGAGTTCTCCGTCGCTCCCGACCAGTTCGTCCTCGGGCGGGTGTTGGAGCGGGCGGCGGACGTGGAAGTCGAGATGGAGCGCGTGGTCCCCAGTTCCCAACGCGTCATGCCGTACCTCTGGGTCCGCGGTCCCGACCTGGACTCCTTCGAGGCGGACATCGAGGCGAGCGGCTACGTCGACGAGGTGGTGGCGCTCGACGTGCTCGACGGGCGCGCGCTGTACCGCGTCGAGTGGAACGAGGAGGTACGCAGCCTCGTGTACGCGATGGCGGAGTTCGACGCGACCATCCTCGAAGCCACCGCCAGCGGACGCTGGTTCTTCCGCGTCCGGTTCGAGGACCGCTCGCGCGTCTCGGAGTTCAACGAGTTCCTCGTGGACAACGGCATCGACATCACGATGACCCGGCTCTACACGCTCGACGGGGCGGCGGACGCGAGCGACGCGTTCGGGCTGACCGAGACCCAGCGGCGGGCGCTGTCGCTGGCGGTCGACCGCGGCTACTTCGAGGTCCCGCGTCGCACGACGCTGGGCGACCTCGCCGCCGAGGTGGGGGTGAGCGAGCAGTCGATGTCCGAGACCGTCCGCCGCGGCGTCGACAACGTGCTCCGCCACACGGTCGCTGCCGCCGGCTCGTCCGGCGCTCGCGGCAGTTGA
- a CDS encoding SDR family NAD(P)-dependent oxidoreductase, translating into MTDSDAGTPEREPEPDLYDDLTGQAALVTGANRGIGAEIAANLADLGATVYAGVRSVTYDLPDEYERVVLDVSQEGDIQDALNTIGESEDGLDILVNNAGVGHFGNALHEEQTHHVDHSISVNLRGPMLLCKYAIPPMLRTETPRIVNVSSGMGALGEEQSGGSPSYRVTKTGLNGLTTYLHGEYADEGLVANSACPGWVHTDMGGEEAPRTPAEGADTPTWLARFRSGPGGRFWRDRAVVDW; encoded by the coding sequence ATGACCGACAGCGACGCCGGGACGCCGGAGCGGGAACCGGAGCCGGATCTGTACGACGACCTGACCGGGCAGGCCGCGCTCGTGACGGGCGCGAACCGCGGCATCGGCGCCGAGATCGCCGCCAACCTCGCGGACCTTGGCGCGACGGTGTACGCCGGCGTCCGCAGCGTCACCTACGACCTCCCCGACGAGTACGAGCGCGTCGTCCTCGACGTGAGCCAGGAGGGCGACATCCAGGACGCCCTGAACACGATCGGCGAGTCAGAGGACGGCCTCGACATTCTCGTCAACAACGCCGGCGTCGGCCACTTCGGGAACGCGCTCCACGAGGAGCAGACCCACCACGTCGACCACTCCATCTCGGTGAACCTCCGCGGCCCGATGCTGCTGTGTAAGTACGCCATCCCGCCGATGCTGCGCACTGAGACGCCGCGGATCGTGAACGTCTCCTCGGGGATGGGCGCGCTCGGCGAGGAGCAGTCGGGCGGCTCCCCGTCGTACCGCGTGACCAAGACCGGGCTGAACGGACTCACGACGTACCTCCACGGGGAGTACGCCGACGAGGGGCTGGTCGCCAACTCCGCTTGCCCCGGCTGGGTCCACACCGACATGGGCGGCGAGGAGGCACCGCGGACGCCCGCCGAGGGCGCCGACACCCCGACGTGGCTCGCGCGGTTCCGGTCGGGACCGGGCGGCCGGTTCTGGCGCGACCGCGCCGTCGTCGACTGGTAA
- a CDS encoding Lrp/AsnC family transcriptional regulator, translated as MDDLDRRILNLLRRDARTPYTEIAEQVGTSEGTVRNRVDRMTNEGVIERFTVTTRTGNVKAMVEISVDMNVNTSAVSERLADWEEVDFVWQVSGQEDIVLIVDCVDTRAVNELITRAREMDEIEGTKTRLILDERLG; from the coding sequence ATGGACGACCTCGACCGGCGCATCCTCAACCTCCTCCGACGGGACGCTCGAACCCCGTACACGGAGATCGCAGAGCAGGTGGGGACCAGCGAGGGGACGGTTCGCAACCGCGTCGACCGGATGACCAACGAGGGGGTGATCGAGCGCTTCACCGTCACCACGCGCACGGGGAACGTGAAGGCGATGGTGGAGATCAGCGTCGACATGAACGTCAACACCAGCGCCGTCTCCGAGCGGCTGGCCGACTGGGAGGAGGTCGACTTCGTCTGGCAGGTGTCCGGGCAGGAGGACATCGTGCTCATCGTCGACTGCGTCGACACCCGGGCGGTGAACGAACTCATCACGCGCGCCAGGGAGATGGACGAGATCGAGGGGACGAAGACGCGACTGATCCTCGACGAGCGCCTCGGTTGA
- a CDS encoding PHP domain-containing protein has translation MPTFAVDLHSHSRFFHGRPGRPTAYDPVGLRVQTAMARRRGLDALAVTNHDYAYSAETAFPTVPGIEVSTTRGHVLIVGPDPPARTTPGALTPAETVAIAHERDCAAILAHPFRGSTARRSGAAFDAVEINGKNPEHAGRTRRLADRLDLPLTGGSDAHYPVEVGRAYTLVDVDADAPTPRAVAEAVRAGRTEPVLRYDGLQRVIDRAYTAIHARRRAPSATE, from the coding sequence GTGCCCACGTTCGCCGTCGACCTCCACAGCCACTCCCGCTTCTTCCACGGCCGCCCGGGACGACCGACGGCGTACGACCCCGTCGGGCTCCGGGTCCAGACGGCGATGGCCCGCCGGCGCGGCCTCGACGCGCTCGCGGTGACGAACCACGACTACGCCTACTCCGCCGAGACGGCGTTCCCGACGGTCCCCGGCATCGAGGTGTCGACGACGCGGGGCCACGTGCTGATCGTCGGCCCGGACCCGCCCGCGCGCACGACGCCCGGGGCGTTGACCCCGGCCGAGACGGTCGCGATCGCCCACGAACGGGACTGTGCGGCGATCCTCGCGCACCCGTTCCGCGGGAGCACCGCGAGACGCAGCGGCGCCGCGTTCGACGCGGTGGAGATCAACGGCAAGAACCCCGAACACGCGGGGCGGACGCGGCGCCTCGCGGACCGACTCGACCTCCCGCTGACCGGCGGCAGCGACGCCCACTACCCCGTCGAGGTGGGACGGGCGTACACGCTGGTCGACGTCGACGCCGACGCGCCGACGCCGCGGGCGGTCGCGGAGGCGGTCCGGGCGGGACGGACCGAACCGGTGTTGCGCTACGACGGTCTCCAGCGCGTCATCGACCGGGCGTACACGGCGATCCACGCGCGACGGCGGGCGCCGTCCGCGACCGAGTAG
- a CDS encoding HAD family hydrolase, with protein MVPNTYDFWLFDLDGTLVDAEWSYTRGVFDRVGDRVGYDFTDRQAELLWHGLSGARDPQLREWGLDPAEFWPAFHAVEDAQARADATFLHDDAERLLDDLHERGVPLGLVTHCAEFLARPVTDRLGLTDRFDTFLSCSDETGWKPDPGPLRVAMDDIDVDPAGQRGVYLGDGDSDVGAAWNAGLDAVHVERHGYEQRGRCVRADHRVWSFDELPRRGALDWALGAARADGSGFGGEHLTD; from the coding sequence ATGGTCCCCAACACCTACGACTTCTGGCTGTTCGACCTCGACGGGACGCTCGTCGACGCCGAGTGGTCGTACACGCGCGGCGTGTTCGACCGGGTGGGCGACCGCGTCGGCTACGACTTCACCGACCGGCAGGCGGAGCTGCTGTGGCACGGTCTCTCCGGCGCGCGCGACCCGCAGCTGCGCGAGTGGGGGCTGGACCCCGCGGAGTTCTGGCCCGCCTTCCACGCCGTCGAGGACGCCCAGGCCCGCGCGGACGCGACGTTCCTCCACGACGACGCCGAACGCCTGCTCGACGACCTCCACGAGCGGGGGGTGCCCCTCGGGCTGGTCACCCACTGCGCGGAGTTCCTCGCCCGGCCGGTCACCGACCGCCTCGGACTCACCGACCGCTTCGACACGTTCCTGTCGTGTAGCGACGAGACGGGCTGGAAGCCCGACCCCGGGCCGCTCCGGGTCGCGATGGACGACATCGACGTCGACCCCGCGGGTCAGCGCGGCGTCTACCTCGGCGACGGCGACAGCGACGTCGGCGCGGCGTGGAACGCCGGTCTCGACGCCGTCCACGTCGAGCGCCACGGCTACGAACAGCGCGGACGCTGTGTCCGCGCCGACCACCGCGTGTGGTCGTTCGACGAACTGCCGCGTCGCGGGGCGCTCGACTGGGCGCTCGGCGCCGCCCGCGCCGACGGCTCCGGCTTCGGGGGCGAACACCTCACCGACTGA
- a CDS encoding translation initiation factor IF-5A — protein sequence MPREQKQVRELQEGSYVMMEDSPCKINAYSTAKPGKHGSAKARIEGKGVFDGKKRSLSQPVDAKVWVPIIRRKQGQVVSVSGDDAQVMDLDTYETFTMRVPEDEDFTPDQNIEYLEYEGNRKVVG from the coding sequence ATGCCGAGAGAGCAGAAGCAGGTCCGCGAACTCCAGGAGGGGAGCTACGTGATGATGGAGGACTCCCCCTGCAAGATCAACGCCTACAGCACCGCCAAGCCCGGCAAGCACGGCAGCGCGAAGGCCCGAATCGAGGGCAAGGGCGTCTTCGACGGGAAGAAGCGGTCGCTCTCCCAGCCAGTCGACGCGAAGGTCTGGGTGCCGATCATCCGGCGCAAACAGGGCCAGGTCGTCTCCGTCTCCGGCGACGACGCCCAGGTCATGGACCTGGACACCTACGAGACGTTCACGATGCGCGTCCCGGAGGACGAGGACTTCACGCCCGACCAGAACATCGAGTACCTCGAGTACGAAGGCAACCGGAAGGTCGTCGGGTAG
- a CDS encoding DUF7260 family protein, which produces MRGTSHGVGRLSTGPVEEGVQEMCRAAACDHPDIAVGLAVLGVTVAFLLAVGAVLARLDGAGEALAEELSRTRAERDAFERFRRRVAALESHELSQPTPMGAGTNVLAATTSGGPGDGGGLAAAREAYRETVMATAHYEEEYDETLAENVVEEFSGAVAGALVEDGGALTPTLRATLAGGAERASEQRSEMLTKLETEQSALSEAESTLAPAVEAGERTLDRDLSYATYTDIVGEYERLEWHENRVETLLTDRQGRIHDEEGERRYWFDYLYRSLSSPYPVLSAGAETLALVDDAKRALASAASER; this is translated from the coding sequence ATGCGAGGAACGAGTCACGGCGTCGGTCGGCTGTCGACCGGGCCGGTCGAAGAGGGGGTACAGGAGATGTGCCGGGCCGCGGCGTGCGACCACCCGGACATCGCCGTCGGACTCGCCGTACTGGGGGTGACGGTGGCGTTCCTGCTGGCCGTGGGGGCGGTGCTCGCGCGGCTGGACGGCGCGGGGGAGGCGCTCGCGGAGGAACTGTCGCGGACGCGGGCCGAACGGGACGCCTTCGAGCGGTTCCGCCGGCGCGTCGCGGCGCTGGAGTCGCACGAACTGTCGCAGCCGACCCCGATGGGCGCGGGGACGAACGTGCTCGCGGCGACGACCAGCGGCGGCCCGGGCGACGGCGGGGGGTTGGCGGCCGCCAGAGAGGCGTACCGGGAGACGGTGATGGCGACCGCCCACTACGAGGAGGAGTACGACGAGACGCTCGCGGAGAACGTCGTCGAGGAGTTCTCCGGGGCGGTCGCGGGCGCGCTCGTCGAGGACGGCGGCGCGCTCACGCCCACGCTGCGGGCGACGCTGGCGGGCGGCGCCGAGCGGGCCAGCGAGCAGCGGTCGGAGATGCTGACGAAACTGGAGACCGAGCAGTCGGCGCTGTCGGAGGCGGAGTCGACGCTCGCGCCCGCGGTGGAGGCGGGCGAACGGACGCTGGACCGCGACCTGTCGTACGCCACCTACACCGACATCGTCGGCGAGTACGAGCGGCTGGAGTGGCACGAGAACCGCGTCGAGACGCTGTTGACCGACCGACAGGGACGCATCCACGACGAGGAGGGGGAGCGGCGCTACTGGTTCGACTACCTGTACCGCTCGCTGTCGTCGCCGTACCCCGTCCTCTCGGCGGGCGCGGAGACGCTCGCGCTCGTCGACGACGCCAAGCGCGCGCTCGCGTCCGCCGCGAGCGAACGCTGA